In one window of Armatimonadota bacterium DNA:
- the rlmD gene encoding 23S rRNA (uracil(1939)-C(5))-methyltransferase RlmD translates to MAAKRQREIIAAIVREAEQAAGAVEPRCRHFGDCGGCDIQHLTYDAQLHVKRQLVEAALREVPETSDCRVLDPVPASAQWRYRNKIEFTFDQRDDGGLILGFSPKNKWWRRIDIEECHLCSERMLATTLAVKDWARRSGLPAYHQRRKEGFLRNLVLRESAATGDYLVNLVTNEGPFPAKEFAEVVGAFHPTGVMRTIQSRPTAAVVFEQVEVLAGDPALRECIAGLTFRLAPDAFFQTNSAMAQRLVALVAEAAAPTGGERLLDMFCGVGTMGLALAHRAKEIIGVESVEPAIVAARENAAANDIRNAEFVCATARAYLREHAGEHCDILILDPPRPGCGARVVRRLREMRPPRIVYVSCNPQALAVDLALFSDAYDIGPIQPVDLFPQTLHVEAVVAMTARSPQGLH, encoded by the coding sequence ATGGCTGCGAAACGTCAGCGAGAAATCATAGCCGCGATCGTGCGCGAGGCCGAGCAGGCCGCCGGCGCCGTCGAGCCTCGCTGCCGCCACTTCGGCGACTGCGGCGGCTGCGACATCCAGCATCTCACCTACGACGCTCAGCTCCACGTGAAGCGTCAGCTCGTCGAGGCGGCCCTGCGCGAAGTGCCCGAGACGTCGGACTGTCGCGTCCTCGACCCGGTGCCGGCCTCCGCCCAGTGGCGCTACCGCAACAAGATCGAGTTCACGTTCGACCAACGCGATGACGGCGGCTTGATCCTCGGTTTCAGCCCGAAGAACAAATGGTGGCGCCGCATTGACATCGAGGAATGTCACCTCTGCTCCGAGCGCATGCTGGCGACTACGCTCGCGGTCAAGGACTGGGCGCGGCGCTCCGGGCTGCCCGCCTATCACCAGCGCCGAAAGGAAGGATTCCTGCGCAACCTCGTCCTGCGCGAAAGCGCCGCCACCGGGGATTACCTGGTCAACCTCGTCACGAACGAAGGCCCGTTCCCGGCCAAGGAGTTCGCGGAAGTCGTTGGAGCGTTCCACCCCACCGGCGTCATGCGCACCATCCAGAGCAGGCCAACCGCGGCCGTGGTCTTCGAGCAGGTCGAGGTGCTCGCCGGCGACCCCGCCCTTCGCGAGTGCATCGCCGGGCTCACCTTCCGGCTCGCGCCGGACGCGTTCTTTCAGACCAACAGCGCGATGGCGCAGCGCCTCGTCGCGCTCGTTGCGGAAGCAGCCGCGCCGACCGGCGGTGAACGCCTCCTCGACATGTTCTGCGGCGTGGGGACGATGGGCCTCGCGCTCGCACATCGCGCGAAGGAAATCATCGGCGTTGAATCCGTCGAGCCGGCCATCGTGGCTGCGCGTGAGAACGCTGCGGCCAATGATATCCGCAACGCCGAGTTCGTGTGCGCGACCGCTCGCGCTTACCTGCGCGAACACGCGGGAGAGCACTGCGACATCCTCATCCTCGACCCGCCGCGCCCCGGCTGCGGCGCGCGCGTCGTACGGCGGCTGCGCGAAATGCGCCCGCCGCGCATCGTGTACGTGTCCTGCAACCCGCAGGCCCTGGCCGTGGACCTCGCGCTGTTCTCCGATGCCTACGACATCGGCCCCATCCAGCCCGTGGACCTCTTCCCGCAAACGCTCCATGTCGAAGCCGTCGTGGCGATGACGGCGCGATCACCACAGGGTCTCCACTGA
- the rsmA gene encoding 16S rRNA (adenine(1518)-N(6)/adenine(1519)-N(6))-dimethyltransferase RsmA, translating into MTSPTELRRLLAKYDVRPSKRLGQSFLIDGNIVAKTLAAAAVGAEDRVFEVGPGAGALTAALADAAGEVVALELDRRLVELLDATIGAAPNVRIAQGDILKVDVRDLLGGGTWKLLANLPYSIVGPTVAKLVAHRKMFPLMVLMVQREVAERLTARPGTRQYGTLSVLAQAHMTVGAAAQVGRGCFYPQPEVDSTLVRLNVREDPVVEKGLEDTFTTVVRAVFRQRRKTLLNALTAAEELGLTREDGGRVIAEAGIDSGLRPGVLSPAEFAALARVLRDSAAQ; encoded by the coding sequence GTGACATCACCCACCGAGCTGCGGCGGCTGTTGGCCAAGTACGACGTGCGGCCCAGCAAGCGGCTCGGGCAGAGCTTCCTGATTGACGGCAACATCGTCGCCAAGACGCTCGCGGCGGCGGCGGTCGGCGCAGAGGACCGCGTGTTCGAGGTCGGGCCGGGCGCGGGAGCGCTGACGGCCGCGCTTGCCGATGCTGCCGGCGAAGTCGTCGCGTTGGAGCTCGACCGACGCCTCGTCGAACTGCTCGACGCCACAATCGGCGCTGCACCGAACGTCCGCATTGCGCAAGGCGATATCCTGAAGGTTGACGTGCGCGACCTGCTTGGCGGCGGAACCTGGAAGCTTCTCGCGAACCTCCCCTACTCCATCGTCGGGCCGACGGTGGCGAAGTTGGTCGCGCACCGGAAGATGTTCCCGCTCATGGTATTGATGGTGCAGCGGGAGGTGGCGGAGCGGCTCACCGCGCGTCCGGGGACGAGGCAATACGGGACGCTGTCGGTGCTGGCGCAGGCGCACATGACCGTGGGGGCCGCAGCCCAGGTGGGGCGCGGCTGCTTCTACCCACAGCCGGAGGTGGATTCGACGCTGGTGCGGCTGAACGTGCGTGAAGACCCGGTGGTCGAGAAGGGGCTGGAGGATACGTTTACGACCGTGGTGCGTGCGGTGTTCCGCCAGCGACGCAAGACCTTGCTCAACGCGCTGACGGCAGCGGAGGAATTGGGGCTGACGCGCGAGGACGGCGGACGGGTCATTGCGGAGGCGGGGATTGACTCCGGGCTGCGCCCGGGGGTGCTGTCACCGGCGGAGTTCGCCGCGCTTGCCCGGGTGCTGCGCGATTCAGCGGCTCAGTGA
- a CDS encoding bifunctional nuclease family protein codes for MIALDVPARDSGIGAGLTFALQWDMLVTDGVPAARLDRGSQAGTRFALAADWRMHVELVELKVQGVAVDHNQSPVVVLKDVSGDHQVEIWIGPAEAVAISMELEQRQPPRPMTHDLIRNIFNELSVKVARLIITDVQDNTYFARLMLVVNSDEKDIDCRPSDGIAIALRTEAPIFMPGELLSRIDQERKQREASFMVDSGGTVH; via the coding sequence ATGATTGCGTTGGATGTGCCGGCGCGGGACAGCGGCATCGGCGCCGGGTTGACATTCGCATTGCAGTGGGATATGCTGGTCACGGACGGCGTCCCCGCCGCCAGACTCGACCGCGGGTCGCAAGCAGGCACGCGGTTTGCGCTCGCCGCCGATTGGAGAATGCACGTGGAATTGGTCGAACTCAAGGTGCAGGGCGTTGCCGTTGACCACAACCAGTCCCCGGTCGTGGTGCTCAAGGATGTCTCCGGCGACCACCAGGTGGAGATCTGGATCGGCCCGGCGGAAGCGGTGGCCATCAGCATGGAGTTGGAGCAGCGCCAGCCGCCCCGACCAATGACTCACGACCTCATCCGCAACATCTTCAACGAACTCAGCGTCAAGGTCGCGCGCCTGATTATCACCGATGTCCAGGACAACACGTACTTCGCCCGGCTCATGCTCGTCGTCAACAGCGACGAGAAGGACATAGACTGCCGCCCCAGCGACGGCATCGCCATCGCTCTGCGCACCGAGGCCCCGATCTTCATGCCCGGGGAGTTGCTCTCCCGGATTGACCAGGAACGCAAGCAGCGCGAGGCGTCCTTCATGGTTGACTCCGGCGGCACCGTTCACTGA
- a CDS encoding tetratricopeptide repeat protein, which translates to MSLRSFRNGARGLGRAMKPHAGCALVAAVLTCGLWVGLSSAAAAEVGNQESREQAARALWDEGERLYRGGEHAQALATFKRITEEHSATDFAQPAQFRLALCLSSLDRLDEAATAYRGVAKFPHSDWYGADWEGGAQYWLAKLLRRQGKIEEAIAAYRTATDWKNTWRGWALRELASLHRMRGEYEAAVQAYLDLAHTSSSWIPTGLWGMAETYEQAGQVEQCVEQCEKLARLYPRSLLTARALLRLAALHAERGRTEATLAIHRQVARQFAGLPEGETALWETGRFFEASGAKLAAADAYRRLVKSCHSESTIAKQAAERLTALGFAVPVVTGRDARILIDETHGEARTDDLSADGSSRWAGQHEVLKALIEAGYRVHVLRLGHARLTQLDLSRYAAVIINGGQDEVPYTAEEATRLTDYVRGGGGLLVVSGPWPKAPNDLIAVFGLGFRAEDEGYDTAWPTAISAGAESELSFLPEEIHVAVPAEVIGNPDAVLAYRDDTPLIAAVKRGRGVVVAAGVGSGFMGIGLRHCGDSADCDNLKLLIALVSWMIGETRSDVE; encoded by the coding sequence ATGTCACTCCGCTCATTCCGGAACGGTGCGCGCGGTCTCGGCAGAGCGATGAAGCCGCACGCTGGGTGTGCCCTCGTTGCCGCCGTGCTCACGTGCGGTCTCTGGGTCGGTCTATCCTCGGCGGCTGCGGCGGAAGTTGGGAACCAGGAATCGAGAGAACAGGCGGCACGTGCGCTGTGGGATGAGGGCGAGCGCCTGTATCGCGGTGGAGAGCATGCCCAAGCCCTCGCGACGTTCAAGCGCATCACGGAGGAGCACAGCGCCACCGACTTCGCCCAGCCAGCGCAATTTCGCCTCGCTCTGTGTCTGTCGTCTCTCGACCGGCTTGACGAAGCCGCAACGGCGTACCGCGGGGTAGCGAAGTTTCCGCATTCGGACTGGTACGGAGCCGACTGGGAAGGCGGGGCCCAGTATTGGCTCGCCAAGCTGCTCCGCAGGCAGGGCAAGATCGAGGAGGCCATCGCGGCGTACCGGACCGCGACGGACTGGAAGAACACGTGGCGCGGCTGGGCGCTGCGCGAACTCGCCAGCCTCCATCGGATGCGGGGAGAATACGAAGCAGCCGTGCAGGCGTATCTTGATCTGGCGCATACATCCTCATCATGGATCCCGACCGGCTTGTGGGGCATGGCCGAAACGTATGAGCAGGCCGGGCAGGTGGAGCAATGTGTGGAGCAGTGCGAGAAGCTCGCGCGCCTCTACCCGCGGAGCCTGCTCACCGCACGGGCTTTGCTGAGACTCGCTGCGCTCCATGCGGAGCGCGGCAGAACCGAGGCGACCCTGGCAATACATCGCCAGGTGGCTCGCCAGTTCGCTGGGCTGCCGGAGGGCGAGACGGCGCTGTGGGAGACCGGTCGGTTCTTCGAGGCCTCAGGCGCGAAGCTCGCGGCCGCGGACGCGTACCGCCGCCTGGTCAAGAGCTGCCATTCCGAGAGCACTATCGCCAAGCAAGCCGCTGAGCGACTCACCGCGTTGGGCTTCGCAGTGCCAGTGGTCACCGGCCGTGACGCACGCATCCTCATTGACGAGACCCACGGAGAGGCGCGCACTGACGACCTGTCCGCCGATGGCTCCAGCCGGTGGGCGGGGCAGCACGAGGTGCTGAAGGCTCTCATCGAGGCGGGCTACCGAGTTCATGTGCTGCGACTTGGGCACGCGCGCTTGACGCAGCTTGATCTTTCGCGATACGCCGCTGTCATCATCAACGGGGGGCAGGACGAGGTGCCGTACACGGCCGAGGAAGCCACGCGACTAACCGACTACGTACGTGGGGGCGGTGGTCTGCTCGTCGTGAGCGGGCCGTGGCCAAAAGCGCCGAACGACCTCATCGCCGTCTTTGGGCTCGGCTTTCGAGCTGAGGACGAAGGCTACGACACCGCCTGGCCGACTGCCATCTCGGCAGGAGCCGAATCAGAGCTGTCGTTCTTGCCGGAGGAGATCCATGTCGCAGTGCCGGCGGAGGTCATAGGCAATCCCGATGCAGTGCTCGCGTATCGCGATGACACCCCGTTGATAGCGGCGGTGAAGCGTGGGCGCGGAGTTGTCGTCGCCGCCGGGGTCGGTTCCGGATTCATGGGGATCGGGCTGCGCCATTGCGGCGATTCCGCGGACTGTGACAACCTGAAGCTCCTGATCGCTCTCGTGTCGTGGATGATCGGAGAGACGCGGTCCGACGTGGAGTAG
- a CDS encoding signal peptidase II has protein sequence MNGSLLAQTVISGALVSACILVFLLRFSRRRSRWPQAVAAVIFLDQASRWVVAELMPPGAAHSYLGGRIEVAYHANHLQGFGATSWWLLYVTLVGVIASIRLYQMLLERRYVMSFATELGLGMILGGVATIAMARATNGFVVDFLRFGPSFSYVYNFADLAAIAGAVILLARGISILPSVVGQEMAPARAEEGAE, from the coding sequence GTGAACGGAAGTTTGTTAGCTCAGACCGTCATTTCCGGCGCGTTGGTTAGCGCCTGCATCCTCGTCTTCCTGCTCCGCTTCTCACGACGGCGCTCCCGCTGGCCGCAGGCGGTTGCAGCGGTCATCTTCCTCGATCAGGCCAGCAGATGGGTCGTCGCTGAGTTGATGCCCCCCGGCGCAGCCCACTCCTACCTCGGCGGTAGAATCGAGGTCGCCTACCACGCGAACCACCTTCAAGGCTTCGGGGCCACGTCGTGGTGGCTGCTGTACGTCACCCTCGTTGGCGTCATCGCCAGCATTCGCCTCTACCAGATGCTGCTGGAGCGCCGCTACGTCATGTCATTTGCGACCGAACTCGGCTTGGGGATGATACTCGGGGGGGTCGCCACAATCGCCATGGCCCGGGCGACGAACGGCTTCGTGGTGGATTTCCTTCGGTTTGGCCCGAGCTTCAGCTACGTCTACAACTTCGCCGATCTGGCGGCCATCGCCGGAGCGGTGATTCTCCTGGCCCGAGGGATCAGCATCCTTCCATCCGTCGTCGGGCAGGAGATGGCACCGGCGCGCGCCGAGGAAGGAGCCGAGTAG
- a CDS encoding manganese efflux pump, translating to MSNPEIVALAVALAIDAFSVAASVGPRCCPRFGAIRLAGSFGAFQGLMPVLGALLGSYLYVYVRHYDHWVAFALLELVGIRMIVEAVRHWNDDGQDEDSPQLDPSRGWSLMGLSVATSIDAFGAGVGMRLVGANLWLACPLIGVITTGLTYIGAGLGVRAEKHLGRRAEILGGVVLVILGVRMLRM from the coding sequence TTGAGCAATCCTGAGATCGTCGCGCTTGCTGTGGCGCTTGCCATTGACGCCTTTTCCGTCGCCGCTTCGGTGGGCCCGCGGTGCTGCCCAAGGTTCGGTGCGATACGCCTAGCCGGTTCCTTCGGGGCATTCCAGGGCCTCATGCCTGTGCTCGGGGCGCTGCTCGGATCCTACCTCTACGTCTACGTGCGGCACTACGATCACTGGGTCGCGTTCGCGCTGCTGGAACTCGTGGGCATCAGGATGATCGTCGAGGCTGTCCGTCACTGGAACGACGACGGTCAAGATGAGGACTCTCCGCAGCTCGATCCGTCGCGCGGCTGGTCGCTCATGGGCCTGAGCGTGGCGACGAGCATTGACGCCTTCGGTGCGGGAGTGGGGATGCGCTTGGTGGGGGCGAACCTGTGGCTTGCCTGCCCCCTGATTGGGGTGATCACGACCGGTCTCACCTACATCGGCGCCGGCCTCGGGGTGCGCGCGGAGAAGCACCTCGGCCGCCGAGCTGAGATACTCGGCGGCGTGGTGCTCGTCATCCTGGGCGTCAGGATGCTGCGGATGTAG
- a CDS encoding DUF2993 domain-containing protein encodes MESLIAAILAALLSALGVTGKVERGVENSLRQQLGEVKQVKVDIHRGHRSPLSRQVDLVDITLSGFEARSGTGPGLEIGGGGDLVGKVGKVAIHARDFRVSDLPVDRLDITIRDVRYDLWKAIWRRKLEVIRVGESDAEISLNARALTRMLAPRVKQVENLKLTFEEGRINVSGDARFGLRIPVGLKCSLASVGGGKIYVVDPKASVSIVPVPSFVVSRLLDEINPLVDLNEGKQGPFRLEIDEIRITRRALRIHAKLLSRKKT; translated from the coding sequence ATGGAATCTCTTATCGCGGCGATACTGGCGGCCCTGCTGAGCGCGCTCGGCGTGACCGGGAAGGTTGAGCGCGGGGTGGAAAACAGCCTGCGCCAACAGCTTGGCGAGGTCAAGCAGGTCAAGGTTGACATTCACCGCGGCCATCGCTCGCCGCTGTCGCGCCAGGTGGACCTCGTGGATATTACGCTGTCAGGTTTCGAAGCGCGCTCGGGAACCGGCCCGGGCCTCGAGATCGGCGGCGGCGGCGACCTGGTCGGCAAAGTGGGCAAGGTGGCGATTCACGCCCGCGACTTCCGCGTCAGCGACCTCCCCGTGGACCGCCTCGACATCACCATCCGGGATGTTCGCTACGATCTGTGGAAAGCCATCTGGCGGCGCAAGCTCGAGGTCATCCGCGTCGGCGAGAGCGACGCGGAGATCTCGCTCAATGCCCGCGCGCTGACCCGGATGCTGGCGCCGCGCGTCAAGCAGGTTGAGAATCTGAAACTGACATTCGAGGAAGGGCGCATCAACGTGTCCGGCGACGCTCGCTTCGGGTTGCGTATTCCCGTGGGTCTGAAGTGCAGCCTCGCATCTGTCGGCGGCGGCAAGATATACGTCGTCGATCCCAAGGCGAGCGTCTCGATTGTGCCCGTCCCCTCGTTTGTTGTCTCGCGATTGCTCGATGAGATCAACCCGTTGGTTGATCTGAACGAGGGCAAGCAGGGGCCGTTCCGGCTGGAGATTGACGAGATTCGCATCACCCGCCGCGCCCTGCGCATCCACGCCAAGTTGCTCTCGCGCAAGAAGACCTAG
- a CDS encoding histidine phosphatase family protein, which translates to MAFAAYCASRGWLVRFWIPHDTRLSRTAAGERVIPTNLDSSHTTRLRADDTAMGTLFLFRHGETDLSAGHYCGATDPPLNEHGRRQAAGVRDYLRGQSVAAIYASPMRRAVETAEPAADALGLETCTIPALREVDFGEWEGRGLDEVRERYPELWQRRQEDPFSVTPPGGERYSDLAARVLPAFDELIADHQEDAIVVVAHMSVNRIFLAHVLHMPMEYLRRIGQDTAALSLIALDGERIEILTMNERCHLAGPASDPTRRSADAAGLPIEQ; encoded by the coding sequence ATGGCTTTCGCAGCCTACTGCGCGAGCCGCGGCTGGCTCGTGCGATTCTGGATTCCGCACGACACCCGCCTGTCGCGCACTGCGGCAGGGGAGCGGGTCATCCCGACGAACTTAGACAGCAGTCACACGACGCGACTTCGGGCAGACGACACAGCGATGGGCACGCTCTTCCTATTCCGTCACGGCGAGACCGACCTCAGCGCCGGGCACTACTGCGGCGCTACCGACCCGCCGCTCAACGAGCACGGTCGCCGGCAGGCTGCGGGCGTCCGTGACTACTTGCGCGGCCAATCCGTCGCCGCCATCTATGCCAGCCCGATGCGACGCGCGGTCGAGACCGCCGAGCCCGCCGCCGACGCGCTGGGCCTCGAAACCTGCACCATCCCAGCCCTGCGCGAGGTGGACTTCGGCGAATGGGAGGGTCGCGGCCTCGACGAAGTGCGTGAGCGCTACCCTGAACTGTGGCAGCGCCGGCAAGAAGATCCCTTCTCCGTTACTCCGCCTGGCGGCGAGCGGTACAGCGACCTCGCCGCGCGTGTCTTGCCTGCGTTCGACGAACTGATCGCCGACCACCAAGAGGACGCGATTGTAGTCGTCGCCCACATGAGCGTAAACCGCATCTTCCTCGCGCACGTATTGCATATGCCGATGGAGTACCTGCGCCGGATCGGTCAGGATACCGCTGCGCTCAGTCTCATTGCCTTGGACGGTGAGCGAATCGAGATCCTGACCATGAACGAGCGCTGCCATCTGGCAGGCCCCGCCTCCGATCCCACGCGGCGGTCAGCGGACGCGGCTGGATTGCCGATCGAGCAATGA
- the trpE gene encoding anthranilate synthase component I, producing MYSPTRGEFRERARRGDLIPVYRACLGDLETPVSAFLKLGSSDYAFLLESVEGGEKVGRYSFLGSQPYLVFQSKGRRVRIAGPQGEETRELPPGSDPLTVIKELLLRHRFVASPELPRFCGGAVGYLSYDIVRFFEELPDSTEDDLDLPDCMLVFTDTYLIFDHLRQKILVMANAYVGDDPDAAYDEAVGKIDGMIRRLSRHIDRPHLVADPSGGFITPSAPPRSNMTREQFMDGVVRAKEYIAAGDAIQVVLSQRLTKPMRADPFEVYRALRSLNPSPYMYYLSYGDLKIIGSSPERLVSEEDGEVITRPIAGSRPRGQTPQEDEELVADLLRDEKERAEHIMLVDLGRNDIGRVCESGTVEVDKLMTVERYSHVSHMVSNVRGRLAQGKDQFDVLRACFPAGTVSGAPKIRAMEIIDELEPTRRGPYAGAIGYFSFSGNMDTAITIRTIVVKDDTAYVQVGAGIVADSVPEREHQETMNKAMALLRALETAEGGD from the coding sequence ATGTATTCACCAACACGCGGCGAGTTCCGAGAACGGGCGCGACGGGGCGACCTCATCCCAGTCTATCGAGCCTGCTTGGGCGATCTCGAGACCCCCGTCTCGGCGTTCCTCAAGCTCGGCTCGAGCGACTACGCCTTCCTGCTGGAGAGCGTGGAAGGCGGAGAGAAGGTCGGCCGCTACTCATTTCTCGGCAGTCAGCCGTACCTCGTTTTCCAGAGCAAGGGCCGCCGCGTCCGCATAGCCGGCCCGCAAGGCGAGGAAACCCGCGAGCTTCCACCCGGTTCCGATCCTCTCACCGTCATCAAAGAGCTTCTCCTTCGCCACCGCTTCGTCGCCAGCCCCGAGCTGCCTCGCTTCTGCGGCGGCGCGGTGGGTTACCTGAGCTACGATATCGTACGCTTCTTCGAGGAGCTGCCGGATTCGACCGAAGACGACCTCGATCTCCCGGACTGCATGCTCGTTTTCACTGACACCTACCTGATCTTCGATCACCTCAGGCAGAAGATCCTGGTCATGGCCAACGCGTACGTCGGCGACGACCCGGACGCGGCGTACGACGAGGCGGTGGGCAAGATTGACGGGATGATCAGGCGTCTGTCGCGCCATATAGACCGCCCGCACCTCGTGGCCGATCCGTCGGGCGGGTTTATTACGCCCTCCGCTCCACCGCGCTCCAACATGACGCGCGAGCAGTTCATGGACGGGGTAGTGCGCGCCAAGGAGTATATCGCCGCCGGCGACGCGATCCAGGTAGTGCTCTCCCAGCGCTTGACCAAGCCGATGCGGGCGGATCCGTTCGAGGTCTATCGCGCGCTGCGCTCGCTGAATCCTTCGCCTTATATGTACTATCTGAGCTACGGCGATCTGAAGATCATCGGCAGTTCGCCCGAACGGCTGGTCTCCGAAGAGGACGGCGAGGTGATTACCCGCCCGATCGCCGGCTCGCGGCCGCGGGGGCAAACGCCACAAGAGGACGAGGAACTGGTCGCCGATCTCCTGCGCGACGAGAAGGAGCGCGCGGAGCACATCATGCTGGTGGACCTCGGGCGGAACGACATCGGGCGCGTGTGCGAGTCGGGCACGGTCGAAGTGGACAAGCTCATGACCGTGGAGCGCTACTCGCACGTGAGCCATATGGTGTCGAACGTGCGCGGGCGGCTCGCCCAGGGCAAGGATCAGTTCGACGTCCTGCGCGCGTGCTTCCCGGCGGGCACGGTCTCGGGGGCGCCGAAGATTCGCGCGATGGAGATCATTGACGAGTTGGAGCCGACGCGGCGTGGGCCATACGCGGGCGCCATCGGGTACTTCAGCTTCAGCGGGAACATGGATACGGCGATTACGATTCGCACGATCGTGGTCAAGGACGACACCGCATACGTCCAGGTCGGTGCCGGCATTGTCGCCGACTCCGTCCCCGAGCGCGAGCACCAGGAGACAATGAACAAGGCGATGGCGTTGCTGCGGGCGCTCGAGACGGCGGAGGGGGGAGACTGA
- a CDS encoding aminodeoxychorismate/anthranilate synthase component II → MILMIDNYDSFTYNLVQYLGELGQDVRVFRHDKITVGEAEELNPDHIVVSPGPGDPRQAGVSMDLIRRFSGEKPILGVCLGHQCIGEAFGGRIVRAPRLMHGKTSMIEHDGGGVYRGLPKPFEATRYHSLIVDEGTMPSCLEITARSADMGEIMGVRHREHPLTEGVQFHPESVLTEVGQDLLRNFLGLPITATV, encoded by the coding sequence ATGATCCTGATGATAGACAACTACGATTCCTTCACATACAACCTCGTGCAATACCTGGGCGAGCTGGGGCAGGACGTGCGGGTGTTCCGCCACGACAAGATCACGGTGGGGGAAGCGGAGGAGCTGAACCCGGATCACATCGTGGTCTCCCCCGGGCCCGGTGACCCGCGCCAAGCCGGCGTGTCCATGGATCTCATCCGGCGCTTCTCCGGGGAGAAGCCGATCCTCGGCGTGTGCCTCGGGCACCAGTGCATCGGCGAAGCGTTCGGCGGCAGGATCGTCCGCGCGCCGCGGCTGATGCACGGCAAGACTTCCATGATCGAACACGACGGCGGCGGCGTCTATCGCGGTCTGCCGAAACCGTTCGAGGCGACGCGGTATCACTCGCTGATCGTAGACGAGGGCACGATGCCGAGTTGCCTGGAGATCACCGCGCGCAGCGCCGACATGGGCGAGATCATGGGCGTGCGTCATCGCGAGCACCCCCTGACCGAGGGCGTGCAGTTCCACCCGGAGTCTGTTCTGACCGAAGTGGGCCAGGATTTGCTCAGGAATTTCCTGGGACTACCGATCACCGCGACAGTCTAG
- the trpD gene encoding anthranilate phosphoribosyltransferase, which translates to MIQDIIGKLIERRDLTEEESAAAMTCVMDGEATPAQIAGLLVGLRMKGETPDEITGFVRVMRDKAVRIKPKRYPLADTCGTGGDRVKTFNVSTAAAFVVAGAGVAVAKHGNRSVTSKCGSADVLEALDITLEMEPEDVSRCIDEVGIGFMFAPRFHPAMKHAAPVRRELGVRTVFNLLGPLTNPAGATAQVLGVPGPEWAEPLARVLANLGAERAFVVHGACGVDEISTAGETLVHEVRDGEVNSYSIRPEEFGLTCAEPESISGGDAAENARTLVGILEGNAGPKRDIVLLNAAAAIAAGGAAADLAEGLSVATEAIDSGAALARLREMQAFCAARKTTQ; encoded by the coding sequence ATGATACAGGACATCATCGGCAAGCTCATCGAGCGCAGAGACCTGACGGAAGAGGAGTCGGCTGCGGCGATGACCTGTGTCATGGACGGCGAGGCTACGCCGGCGCAGATCGCGGGACTCCTGGTTGGGCTGCGCATGAAGGGCGAGACCCCGGATGAGATTACCGGTTTCGTGCGAGTCATGCGCGACAAGGCGGTGCGCATCAAGCCCAAGCGATACCCGCTCGCCGATACCTGCGGCACCGGCGGGGATCGAGTGAAAACGTTCAACGTGTCCACGGCAGCGGCGTTCGTGGTCGCGGGGGCGGGCGTCGCGGTGGCGAAGCACGGGAACCGCTCGGTGACCAGCAAGTGCGGCAGCGCGGACGTCCTCGAGGCACTCGATATCACACTGGAGATGGAGCCGGAGGATGTGAGCCGGTGCATTGACGAAGTCGGCATCGGGTTCATGTTCGCGCCGCGCTTCCACCCCGCGATGAAGCACGCCGCGCCCGTGCGCCGCGAACTCGGCGTTCGGACGGTGTTCAACCTACTCGGGCCGCTGACGAATCCGGCGGGGGCGACGGCCCAGGTCCTGGGCGTCCCGGGGCCCGAGTGGGCGGAGCCGCTCGCGCGCGTGCTCGCGAACCTTGGCGCGGAGCGCGCGTTCGTGGTACACGGGGCGTGCGGCGTGGACGAGATCTCGACGGCCGGCGAGACCCTGGTACATGAGGTGCGCGACGGCGAGGTCAACTCGTATTCGATCCGGCCGGAGGAGTTCGGCCTGACCTGCGCCGAGCCCGAGTCCATCAGCGGGGGCGATGCCGCCGAGAACGCGCGCACGCTGGTGGGCATTCTGGAGGGCAACGCGGGGCCGAAGCGGGACATCGTGCTGCTCAACGCGGCGGCGGCGATTGCGGCGGGCGGCGCGGCGGCGGATCTGGCCGAAGGACTGTCGGTCGCGACCGAGGCGATAGACTCCGGAGCGGCTCTGGCCAGGCTCAGGGAGATGCAGGCCTTTTGCGCCGCGCGGAAGACCACGCAGTGA